The following are encoded in a window of Amycolatopsis lexingtonensis genomic DNA:
- a CDS encoding DUF1992 domain-containing protein, which yields MNRRKPPKVSFRWWVDRQLEEARDRGAFDDLPGTGKPLPKPTGNDAATDWVLREVRKGGHDTKALLPPALALKREVQDLPATLAAERAEARVREVVTDLNERIRQAYLNHHTGPPLTVALVDVEEAVQNWRRLRAAAG from the coding sequence ATGAACCGACGCAAGCCGCCCAAGGTCTCCTTCCGCTGGTGGGTGGACCGGCAGCTCGAAGAGGCCCGCGACCGCGGCGCCTTCGACGACCTGCCCGGCACCGGCAAGCCACTGCCGAAACCGACCGGCAACGACGCGGCGACCGACTGGGTCCTGCGCGAAGTCCGCAAGGGCGGCCACGACACGAAGGCACTGCTGCCGCCGGCGCTCGCGCTCAAACGCGAAGTCCAGGACCTGCCGGCGACGCTCGCCGCCGAGCGCGCCGAAGCGCGGGTGCGGGAAGTCGTGACCGACCTCAACGAGCGGATCCGGCAGGCCTACCTCAACCACCACACCGGACCGCCGCTGACGGTGGCGCTGGTGGACGTCGAGGAAGCCGTCCAGAACTGGCGCCGGTTACGAGCCGCTGCCGGGTAG
- a CDS encoding TetR/AcrR family transcriptional regulator C-terminal domain-containing protein, with amino-acid sequence MTVERSGADDVDRTLALLWRARGGTSEPTRGRRPTLTVERIVAAAIAVADADGLAAASMHRVAKELGAGTMTLYTYVPGKAELVDLMVDDVLVERRLPGPGEPRSGDWREQVALYAERTRAAYRAHPWLCEVSRVRPPLGPGQLAGQEYLLSIVDALGLPPRQAVAAANAIGTYVDANAALGAENTRLERSTGQSTEAWWHQRSSFWEDYFVVDAHPAMNRIWLGGGFDQSAEAQGDKGYEFGLNRMLDGIEALVG; translated from the coding sequence ATGACCGTCGAACGCAGTGGCGCCGATGACGTCGACCGCACACTCGCGCTGCTCTGGCGCGCTCGCGGCGGCACTTCCGAACCGACGAGGGGGCGGCGCCCGACGCTGACGGTGGAGCGGATCGTCGCCGCCGCGATCGCGGTCGCGGACGCCGACGGGCTGGCCGCCGCGTCGATGCACCGGGTCGCCAAGGAACTCGGCGCCGGCACCATGACGCTGTACACCTACGTGCCCGGCAAGGCCGAGCTGGTGGACCTGATGGTCGACGACGTCCTCGTCGAGCGGCGGCTGCCGGGGCCGGGCGAACCGCGTTCCGGTGATTGGCGCGAGCAGGTGGCGCTCTACGCCGAACGGACCAGGGCGGCCTACCGCGCCCACCCGTGGCTGTGCGAGGTTTCGCGGGTCCGGCCGCCGCTGGGCCCGGGGCAGCTGGCCGGCCAGGAGTACCTGCTGTCCATTGTGGACGCACTCGGGCTGCCGCCGCGGCAGGCGGTCGCCGCGGCCAACGCGATCGGCACCTACGTCGACGCGAACGCCGCGCTCGGCGCGGAGAACACCCGGCTCGAGCGCAGCACGGGCCAGTCGACGGAGGCTTGGTGGCACCAGCGGTCGTCGTTCTGGGAGGACTACTTCGTGGTCGACGCGCACCCGGCGATGAACCGGATCTGGCTGGGTGGCGGGTTTGACCAGAGCGCCGAGGCGCAGGGTGACAAGGGGTACGAGTTCGGGTTGAACCGCATGCTCGACGGGATCGAGGCTCTGGTCGGTTAA
- a CDS encoding transposase family protein — translation MINYGATLDVARELVWFVARVLQTERLRRGTRRGRRALTPYRHAVLALRWFRDATPVHRLATDHHISTATAYRYLHEAITALAAQAPDLHQVLADRRARGDTHVILDGSLISCDRVAATTTKTKGKNRGRTVHLWYSGKHRAFGGNIQFLASADGFPLWVSPVLPGSRNDLSAARDLDIIGALTAAAAHGLPTLADKAYHSAGIGIYTPVKKAAGQPPLHLRQRVYNQLQSRARALGERAMAILKTRWSALHRISLCPHRIGTIVQAALVLTHHEHHGRY, via the coding sequence GTGATCAATTATGGCGCCACCCTCGACGTGGCGCGCGAGCTGGTCTGGTTCGTTGCCCGTGTCCTGCAGACCGAGCGGCTGCGGCGCGGCACCCGCCGCGGCCGGCGCGCCCTGACCCCCTACCGGCACGCGGTCCTGGCGCTGCGCTGGTTCCGCGACGCCACCCCCGTGCACCGGCTGGCCACCGACCACCACATCAGCACCGCCACCGCCTACCGCTACCTGCACGAAGCCATCACCGCCCTCGCCGCCCAAGCCCCGGACCTGCACCAAGTCCTGGCCGACCGCCGCGCCCGGGGTGACACCCACGTGATCCTCGACGGCAGCCTCATCTCCTGCGACCGGGTCGCGGCGACCACGACCAAAACCAAAGGCAAGAACCGCGGCCGGACCGTGCACCTGTGGTACTCGGGCAAACACCGAGCCTTCGGCGGAAACATCCAGTTCCTGGCCAGCGCCGACGGATTCCCGCTGTGGGTCTCCCCGGTGCTGCCCGGCTCCCGCAACGACCTCTCCGCCGCCCGCGACCTCGACATCATCGGCGCGTTAACCGCCGCCGCAGCCCACGGCCTGCCCACCCTGGCCGACAAGGCCTACCACTCCGCCGGCATCGGCATCTACACCCCGGTCAAGAAAGCCGCCGGCCAACCACCCCTCCACCTCCGCCAACGGGTCTACAACCAGCTGCAATCCCGAGCCCGCGCCCTCGGCGAACGCGCCATGGCCATCCTCAAAACCCGCTGGTCAGCCCTACACCGCATCAGCCTCTGCCCACACCGCATCGGCACCATCGTCCAAGCAGCCCTCGTCCTCACCCACCACGAACACCACGGACGCTACTGA
- a CDS encoding lytic transglycosylase domain-containing protein codes for MPKHRPRRKSSRAVRRAAAALAGGALVVLPTLTTGLPTPVVVADTGNALLPDQAAPLQPPNIVMPPIAVDGSLPQPPLPTPLVVPGGRAGSAGISGPLGIPGSMLKAYQNAADILAKEQPNCHLDWALIASIGRIESNHARGGYVNAKGDTLEPILGPVLNGAGAFAAIPDTDGGKYDGDAVWDRAVGPTQFIPSTWRGYASDGNGDGVSNPNNIYDEALATARYLCSGGLDLSTDAGQRIAVRRYNNSQSYVDTVMAWAAAYRGGVAQLPDSQVPIGAPDAPDAAAAGAPVGVPAPPAPPVTAQPPGSLPGTSTPPGSTTPTSPTSPTSPTTKPTTPTTDPTTPPPTSTSTPPPSTTSTTPTPTTAGTTPADSAATPTETTSTTPAG; via the coding sequence AGCTCGCGGGCGGTCCGCCGCGCCGCGGCCGCGCTCGCGGGCGGCGCACTCGTCGTGCTGCCGACGCTGACCACCGGCCTGCCCACGCCGGTCGTGGTCGCCGACACCGGCAACGCCCTCCTCCCGGACCAGGCCGCGCCGCTGCAGCCGCCGAACATCGTCATGCCGCCCATCGCCGTCGACGGCAGCCTCCCCCAGCCCCCGCTGCCCACGCCGCTGGTCGTGCCGGGCGGGCGGGCGGGCTCGGCGGGCATCTCCGGCCCGCTCGGCATCCCGGGCAGCATGCTGAAGGCGTACCAGAACGCGGCCGACATCCTGGCCAAGGAGCAGCCGAACTGCCACCTGGACTGGGCGCTGATCGCGAGCATCGGCCGGATCGAGTCGAACCACGCCCGCGGCGGGTACGTCAACGCCAAGGGCGACACCCTCGAACCGATCCTCGGCCCGGTACTCAACGGCGCCGGCGCGTTCGCGGCGATCCCGGACACCGACGGCGGCAAGTACGACGGCGACGCCGTGTGGGACCGCGCGGTCGGCCCGACGCAGTTCATCCCGTCGACGTGGCGCGGCTACGCCTCCGACGGCAACGGCGACGGCGTGTCGAACCCGAACAACATCTACGACGAGGCACTGGCCACCGCGCGCTACCTGTGCTCGGGCGGGCTGGACCTCTCGACCGACGCGGGACAGCGCATCGCCGTGCGCCGCTACAACAACTCGCAGTCCTATGTGGACACGGTGATGGCGTGGGCCGCGGCCTACCGCGGCGGCGTCGCCCAGCTCCCCGACAGCCAGGTGCCGATCGGCGCGCCCGACGCCCCGGACGCCGCCGCGGCGGGTGCCCCGGTCGGCGTCCCGGCGCCGCCCGCGCCGCCGGTGACCGCCCAGCCGCCGGGCTCGCTGCCGGGCACGTCGACGCCGCCGGGCAGCACCACGCCGACGTCCCCGACGTCGCCGACCAGCCCGACCACCAAGCCGACCACCCCGACCACGGACCCGACGACGCCGCCGCCGACGTCCACCAGCACGCCGCCCCCGTCGACGACGAGCACCACCCCGACGCCGACGACGGCCGGCACCACCCCGGCCGACTCGGCGGCCACCCCGACCGAAACCACCTCGACGACCCCGGCGGGCTGA